In Zingiber officinale cultivar Zhangliang chromosome 1A, Zo_v1.1, whole genome shotgun sequence, a genomic segment contains:
- the LOC122037886 gene encoding protein ALP1-like, translated as MTRPPFNSRSQNLMCTLWVTHIILMAVMVLIFYQHSYRIYRRTKICRIKNKEEKRIKRMQWIFSLTKESDAFCISELRMDRRTFEILCDMVRDIGGLKDTRNASVDEIVAFFIYVLAHHKKNRTISLLFHRSQETVSRHFNLCLHAILKLHHILLQTPEPISENCEDDRWKPFKGCLGALDGTFIPVTPPKEEKQRYRTRKGGIATNVLGVCSPNMQFIYVLPGWEGSAHDGRVLRDAISRPTGLKVPQGCYYLVDAGYCNSSGFLAPYRGHRYHLNEFDGHRPETPEEYFNMKHSRARNVIERCFGLLKGRWKILASPSFFPIQTQVRIIISCCLLHNLIRKFMSTDPQESIEDDEESEDEESDDDDEVEYIRTIAPTDQWNAFRNNMAIEMFNNWRNGVFNMG; from the exons ATGACACGACCTCCTTTTAATAGCAGAAGTCAAAATTTAATGTGCACATTGTGGGTTACACATATTATACTTATGGCTGTTATGGTTCTCATATTCTATCAACATTCGTATCGAATATATCGACGTACTAAAATTTGCCGAATAAAAAATAAGGAAGAAAAACGAATTAAGCGAATGCAATGGATATTTAGCCTTACAAAAGAGAGTGATGCATTTTGTATTAGTGAACTCCGCATGGATAGACGAACCTTTGAGATATTATGTGATATGGTAAGAGACATTGGGGGATTAAAAGACACAAGAAATGCGTCTGTTGATGAAATTGTTGCATTTTTTATCTATGTTCTGGCACATCACAAGAAAAACAGAACAATTAGTCTACTTTTTCATCGAAGTCAAGAGACTGTGAGCCGTCACTTCAATCTGTGTCTTCATGCAATTTTGAAGCTTCACCACATATTACTCCAAACACCAGAACCTATATCCGAAAACTGTGAAGATGACAGATGGAAACCATTTAAG GGTTGCTTAGGCGCGTTAGATGGTACTTTTATTCCAGTAACACCTCCTAAAGAAGAAAAACAACGTTATCGTACAAGGAAAGGAGGTATAGCGACAAATGTGTTGGGAGTATGTTCCCCAAATATGCAATTTATATATGTGTTACCTGGATGGGAAGGTTCTGCTCACGACGGTCGTGTTCTTCGTGATGCCATTAGTAGGCCTACTGGGCTTAAAGTTCCTCAAG GTTGTTACTACTTGGTGGATGCTGGTTATTGTAATTCTTCTGGATTTCTTGCCCCTTATCGTGGACATAGGTATCATCTTAATGAGTTTGATGGTCATCGACCCGAGACTCCGGAAGAATATTTTAATATGAAGCATTCTCGAGCAAGAAATGTAATTGAGAGGTGTTTTGGTTTGTTGAAGGGGCGTTGGAAAATTCTAGCATCCCCTTCTTTCTTCCCAATACAAACCCAAGTCCGTATTATTATTTCCTGTTGTCTACTCCATAATCTGATTCGCAAATTTATGAGTACAGATCCTCAGGAATCTATAGAGGATGATGAAGAAAGCGAAGATGAGGAAagcgatgatgatgatgaagtggAATACATACGAACAATTGCCCCAACTGACCAGTGGAATGCGTTCAGAAATAATATGGCAATTGAAATGTTTAATAATTGGAGAAATGGAGTTTTTAATATGGGATGA
- the LOC122004750 gene encoding uncharacterized protein LOC122004750 translates to MCIITLLCFWNLYFLNHSMMKSSTVDVHNQETNEVEYGRGKNKRFWTEEESWVLIRCLQDMATDPLWKTDGGFKNNYMNEIRRLMVQKLPQLIIEVKHIDSRIKFLKGRYHAINEMCKQSGCSWNDVEKKIACEFTWYTEWIKIHKDAKGLYNVSFPYFTDLDMVYGKDRATGDVAEDPLAAEQNLGNATVTLTVTDESDSNTEIEFLSTMESLPSNSSSSSAAKKKCTHQVHKASKKTKFAPVKNAETEYKEFNDKIRGFMKSLDGHLSTMSTWMQGTTSRMPQVLELLEKHGFSGPDKYKASKVICQDPLNIDLLFSLDSTEVREYVLTLI, encoded by the exons ATGTGTATAATTACATTATTATGCTTTTGGAATTTGTATTTTTTGAACCACAGTATGATGAAAAGTAGTACAGTGGATGTGCATAACCAAGAGACAAATGAAGTGGAATACGGAAGAGGCAAGAATAAGCGATTTTGGACAGAGGAGGAAAGTTGGGTTTTAATTAGATGTTTACAAGATATGGCCACTGATCCTCTTTGGAAAACAGATGGTGGTTTTAAGAACAATTACATGAATGAGATAAGAAGattaatggtgcaaaagttacccCAGTTGATAATTGAAGTGAAACACATTGACTCTAGGATCAAGTTCTTGAAGGGAAGGTACCATGCTATTAATGAAATGTGCAAGCAGAGTGGATGTTCTTGGAATGATGTTGAAAAAAAGATTGCTTGTGAATTTACATGGTATACCGAATGGATTAAG ATTCACAAAGATGCTAAGGGCTTATATAATGTCTCATTCCCTTACTTTACGGATTTGGATATGGTATATGGCAAGGATCGAGCAACGGGAGATGTGGCTGAAGATCCACTTGCTGCTGAGCAGAATTTAGGAAATGCTACTGTTACTTTGACTGTGACAGATGAGAGTGATTCCAacactgaaattgaatttttatcTACCATGGAGTCACTGCCATCTAATTCTTCCAGTTCATCTGCTGCCAAGAAAAAATGCACTCATCAAGTTCATAAAGCTTCAAAGAAAACCAAGTTTGCACCAGTGAAGAATGCTGAAACTGAGTATAAGGAATTTAATGATAAAATTCGGGGTTTTATGAAGAGTCTTGATGGTCACCTTAGCACAATGTCAACTTGGATGCAAGGTACAACCTCAAGAATGCCACAAGTTCTTGAACTGCTAGAAAAGCATGGGTTCAGTGGTCCAGATAAGTACAAGGCTTCTAAAGTAATTTGTCAAGATCCTTTGAATATTGACTTGTTATTCAGTTTAGATTCCACTGAAGTGAGGGAATATGTGCTCACTTTAATATAA